actagtGTTTACCCACAAATCCAGCAGCGCAAGAATATCTTTGCAATATGTAGCGTACATCAGGTTTTCAGCTCCCTCCTTAAACCTCAGTCTTGCGACAACAAACATGCAGATTACAGGCATATGTTTgcattaattatgtacattatttatatatagatagagtttaaattattcattcagTTATCTTTGCACTTATTTCTATTGATTTCCAGTTTCAACTATTCTGCAGCATATTACTAACAGTTCATAATCGTAGCCGCAATTGTGAAAGTCAGTTTGAGAAGATCATACACATCGTGGCGATTGTGCTTGTAATATTAGACGTTGTATTATGTATACTAAGCATTGGTCTAATAATTGGAATTATAAAGGTTTGTATGATTTATTTCTTAGGCGTCGCACAGATACTGTCAACTTGTCGAGAAACATTACTGCGAAATTGTTTACTCCAGAAACTCATGTGAATGCGTCTGTGCGGagcctttaattaaataacaaatattaacgtaaatttattttcagaaaatGCCACAAACAGCGATATTGTGGATGTATTCAGTGTGCTTATCAATAATAGGGATGCTTGTGATGGCCTCTTTATTACTAATTGCTGGATTTAGTAGAAAGCAATGCCTCATATTGATTACGGACAGTATATCCACTTTCGTGACATgtttaagtaagtatttattaactTGTAAATTAAGAAATAGAGAGAGTTAACTTCATTTATTCATgtcttattcaaattattatctcACATTATAAAATCTGACACAAGCAAGAAAATTAATGCAAGtgagaaaattacaatttttaaaacgccttataaatatgtaattttttaagtatatacaataattgttattttaaataatggggAGAAGTGTGTGCACTAGTTACATTTTTGCCTACCTCTTTGGGGGTGAAGGTGTAGtgcgtgtttttttttgtttatacaatatGAAGTCATGGAAAACTGTGTGTAGAAGTAACTTGAAACttgttttttcagtttggatttATTTTCTCCTAGTAGTGCGAAGTTACTACCCAAGCATGGTACAGTAAACATCCAAGATacgaaagtaaaataattagcaattttatattattttttatttttatttgtataaatataatatcaataccctacatcatttgttttatttatagttacatAGAGTTCTATAAAAAATAGATCTCAATTCGAGTAGCAGACTTCGatggaaaatttaaatatatttttaccatcaggggccttattctctatcccgcacgttattttaacagtgcgtaacaagcacgaaacacaacgcatcatgtttaggactatagaaatttggcttacagaataccattccacacacatttctcgaagataacatgacacggccgcgttacgcgtttacactatcatacagaataagggccctgggccctggtattctgtaagccaaatttctatagtcc
This region of Manduca sexta isolate Smith_Timp_Sample1 unplaced genomic scaffold, JHU_Msex_v1.0 HiC_scaffold_3597, whole genome shotgun sequence genomic DNA includes:
- the LOC115444999 gene encoding uncharacterized protein LOC115444999; translation: MSIFDRLPTVKKCCFCLNLKCGTICVAVCGMFQLFCSILLTVHNRSRNCESQFEKIIHIVAIVLVILDVVLCILSIGLIIGIIKKMPQTAILWMYSVCLSIIGMLVMASLLLIAGFSRKQCLILITDSISTFVTCLIWIYFLLVVRSYYPSMVQ